From Enterococcus wangshanyuanii, the proteins below share one genomic window:
- a CDS encoding PTS lactose/cellobiose transporter subunit IIA, whose protein sequence is MDGLELVAFNIISTVGTAKSKLMESMSCSRNGQFVEAEILINEANEALQAGEKEHFTVITKEAKDKKSELTLLFIHAEDQLMTTVVLRDLANELLEMNKNFYELKQKVEELEKK, encoded by the coding sequence ATGGATGGATTAGAATTAGTTGCATTTAATATTATCAGTACAGTTGGAACGGCGAAGTCAAAGCTGATGGAAAGTATGTCTTGCTCTAGAAACGGTCAGTTTGTCGAAGCTGAAATATTGATCAATGAAGCAAATGAAGCTTTACAGGCTGGAGAAAAGGAGCACTTCACAGTGATCACAAAAGAAGCAAAGGATAAAAAAAGCGAACTAACCTTACTTTTTATCCATGCGGAGGACCAGTTGATGACGACCGTTGTGTTAAGAGATCTGGCGAATGAATTACTGGAAATGAATAAGAATTTTTATGAATTGAAACAAAAAGTTGAAGAGCTAGAGAAGAAATGA
- the trxB gene encoding thioredoxin-disulfide reductase: protein MYDVIIIGAGPAGMTAALYASRSNLSVLMIERGAPGGQMNNTAEVENYPGFDSIMGPELAYKMYENVEKFGTENAYGIVMDIKDQGTYKEVICDDKTYQAKTVIIATGCEHRKLGVKGEEEFAGRGVSYCAVCDGAFFRNKKLLVIGGGDSAVEEAIYLTQFASEVVIVHRRDELRAQKIIQDRAFANEKISFEWNTVLEEITGNDMVVTGGQLRNVVTDEVKSIDADGVFIYVGLDPLTEPFKKAGLTNAEGWIETDQDMKTSMPGVYAIGDVREKTLRQITTAVGEGGIAGQQVYKYIEDMAEVEEVK, encoded by the coding sequence ATGTATGATGTGATTATAATCGGAGCAGGCCCTGCGGGGATGACCGCTGCTTTATATGCGTCTCGTTCTAATCTTTCTGTATTGATGATTGAACGTGGAGCACCAGGTGGACAAATGAATAATACGGCAGAGGTAGAAAATTACCCAGGATTTGATTCGATCATGGGACCTGAACTAGCCTATAAAATGTATGAAAATGTAGAAAAATTCGGTACAGAAAATGCTTATGGGATCGTAATGGATATCAAAGATCAGGGAACGTATAAAGAAGTGATCTGCGATGATAAAACCTACCAAGCAAAAACAGTCATTATTGCGACTGGCTGTGAGCACCGTAAATTAGGTGTGAAAGGCGAAGAAGAATTTGCTGGACGCGGTGTTTCGTACTGTGCTGTCTGTGATGGTGCTTTTTTCCGTAATAAAAAATTATTGGTGATCGGCGGCGGAGATTCAGCCGTAGAAGAAGCAATCTACTTAACTCAGTTTGCTTCAGAAGTAGTCATTGTTCATCGTCGTGACGAATTACGTGCTCAAAAAATCATTCAAGACCGTGCATTTGCCAATGAAAAAATCTCATTTGAATGGAATACTGTTTTAGAAGAAATTACCGGTAATGATATGGTTGTCACTGGCGGACAATTAAGAAATGTTGTTACTGATGAAGTAAAATCGATCGATGCAGATGGTGTGTTCATTTATGTTGGACTTGATCCGTTGACAGAACCATTCAAAAAAGCGGGTCTTACAAATGCGGAAGGCTGGATCGAAACAGATCAAGATATGAAGACAAGTATGCCTGGTGTTTACGCAATCGGAGATGTTCGTGAGAAAACATTACGTCAAATCACAACAGCTGTTGGTGAAGGCGGAATCGCAGGGCAACAAGTGTACAAATATATTGAAGATATGGCAGAAGTTGAAGAAGTAAAATAA
- a CDS encoding SemiSWEET family sugar transporter gives MITLLGIIAGICTSISFIPQAIQTIKTKNTEGISLITYILFFIGVSSWVVYGALKWDLAVLLTNVVTLVPCSVILGLKLKSLYL, from the coding sequence ATGATCACGTTATTAGGTATAATTGCAGGAATCTGCACGAGTATATCCTTTATTCCGCAAGCAATCCAAACGATCAAAACAAAAAACACCGAAGGGATTTCATTGATTACGTATATTCTATTTTTCATAGGGGTTTCTTCATGGGTTGTGTACGGAGCATTGAAATGGGATCTGGCGGTATTACTGACAAATGTTGTAACATTGGTTCCTTGTTCAGTTATTTTAGGCTTGAAACTGAAGTCTTTATATCTATAA
- the mgtA gene encoding magnesium-translocating P-type ATPase translates to MMNKKSAELKKVTKDQELRKLAMLSERELMMELRTSEKGLSEEDARNRLEEYGPNEVSAQKPTPAIIMFLEAFKDPFVYVLALLMVVSTATKDFEAAIVMGIMILASVIIAFIQEYRSQKASLNLKELIENTTAVTREGQVKEIPMDEVVPGDIVTLATGDMIPADAVLIWTKDLFINQSSLTGESMPVEKFVDAGIDKNSDTVSALDMQDLIFMGTDVLSGQGKAIILKTGQNTFFGDIAKNATTQRGKTSFDIGLTKVSKFLLRMVMVLFPVVFLINGITKGEWGDAFFFAIAVAVGLTPEMLPMIVTSNLAKGALSLSKHKVIVKELPSIQNLGSMDILCTDKTGTITEDRVVLVQHLDPLGEINDQVLDMAFLNSHYQTGWKNLMDIAVINFYEENKVESPYKKVTKLDEIPFDFSRRRLTVVVNADGHQFMITKGAVEEMEAVCTHAEINGEIVPLTPELQDRMREVNIRMNEQGMRAIAVAVKMDVHSEAVYSVNDEQGMTLIGFMGFLDPAKKSAITAIKSLHEHGVNVKVLTGDNDIVAKKVCRDVGIEVSHVVLGSEIDNMSDAQMKEEVEKTNLFAKLNPMQKSRIIETLQGNGHTVGFMGDGINDAPALRKADVGISVDTAADITKDASSIILLEKSLNVLENGVIEGRKVFSNMMKYIKITISSNFGNVFSILIASAFLPFLPMVSIQLLIQNLIYDIAQLAIPWDNVDEEDLLKPVKWETNGLMKFTLCIGPVSSIFDIMTYLVMWFVFSANTVGSQQLFQTGWFVVGLVSQTLVVQMVRTRKLPFIQSIASPAVILSSLGAVLMGFVIVLTPIRDVFDFVKLPANYWGWFILIIVLYLITVEIAKRIYIHLTKEWI, encoded by the coding sequence ATGATGAACAAAAAATCAGCAGAATTGAAAAAAGTAACCAAAGATCAAGAACTAAGAAAATTAGCAATGTTATCTGAGCGGGAATTGATGATGGAACTTCGTACTTCTGAAAAAGGCCTGTCAGAAGAAGATGCTAGAAACCGTTTAGAAGAATATGGACCAAATGAAGTTTCAGCTCAAAAACCAACGCCGGCAATTATTATGTTTTTAGAAGCATTTAAAGACCCGTTTGTTTATGTATTGGCCTTATTGATGGTCGTTTCAACTGCAACAAAAGACTTTGAAGCGGCAATCGTTATGGGGATCATGATTTTAGCCAGTGTGATCATCGCATTTATTCAAGAATATCGTTCTCAAAAAGCCAGCTTGAATTTAAAAGAACTGATCGAAAATACGACAGCTGTCACGCGTGAAGGTCAAGTCAAAGAGATTCCAATGGATGAAGTAGTGCCAGGAGATATCGTAACCTTGGCAACAGGAGATATGATCCCAGCGGATGCCGTATTGATTTGGACCAAGGATTTATTTATCAATCAATCTTCACTAACAGGTGAATCAATGCCGGTAGAAAAATTTGTTGACGCAGGGATCGACAAAAATTCTGATACTGTTTCCGCGCTGGATATGCAGGATTTGATCTTTATGGGCACCGATGTTTTAAGTGGACAAGGAAAAGCCATTATTTTAAAAACAGGTCAAAATACCTTTTTTGGAGATATTGCTAAGAATGCGACAACGCAACGTGGTAAAACCTCTTTTGATATCGGATTGACCAAAGTCAGCAAGTTTTTATTACGGATGGTCATGGTACTATTTCCAGTAGTATTTTTGATCAATGGGATAACCAAAGGTGAATGGGGCGATGCGTTTTTCTTTGCCATCGCAGTTGCTGTAGGCTTAACTCCTGAAATGCTGCCAATGATCGTGACAAGTAATTTAGCAAAAGGTGCGTTGAGCTTGTCAAAACATAAAGTGATCGTAAAAGAACTGCCGTCTATTCAAAACTTAGGCAGTATGGATATTTTATGTACGGACAAGACAGGAACGATCACAGAAGATCGTGTTGTGTTAGTACAGCATTTAGATCCACTAGGTGAGATCAATGATCAAGTGTTAGATATGGCTTTTTTGAATTCTCACTATCAAACGGGCTGGAAAAATTTAATGGATATCGCGGTAATCAATTTTTATGAGGAAAATAAAGTTGAAAGTCCTTATAAGAAAGTGACGAAACTAGATGAAATTCCGTTTGACTTTTCTCGTCGTCGTTTGACTGTCGTGGTAAATGCGGACGGCCACCAATTTATGATCACTAAAGGTGCTGTGGAGGAAATGGAAGCAGTTTGTACACATGCTGAGATCAATGGCGAAATTGTTCCATTGACACCAGAACTTCAAGATAGAATGCGCGAAGTGAATATCCGTATGAATGAACAAGGGATGCGCGCAATAGCTGTGGCAGTAAAAATGGATGTTCATAGTGAAGCGGTTTATAGCGTAAACGATGAACAAGGAATGACTTTGATCGGTTTTATGGGCTTTTTAGACCCAGCTAAAAAATCTGCGATCACAGCGATCAAGTCTTTACATGAACATGGAGTCAACGTAAAAGTATTGACTGGAGACAACGATATCGTTGCAAAAAAAGTTTGTCGAGATGTTGGGATCGAAGTCTCACACGTTGTGCTTGGTTCTGAAATCGACAATATGTCTGATGCACAAATGAAAGAAGAAGTCGAAAAGACGAATTTGTTTGCTAAATTAAATCCGATGCAAAAATCAAGGATCATTGAAACTCTACAAGGAAATGGTCATACGGTAGGATTTATGGGAGACGGTATCAATGATGCCCCAGCATTACGTAAAGCGGATGTGGGTATTTCTGTTGATACAGCTGCAGATATTACAAAAGATGCAAGTTCGATCATTTTACTAGAAAAAAGCTTAAATGTATTAGAAAACGGAGTCATCGAAGGCCGCAAAGTTTTCAGTAATATGATGAAGTATATCAAAATTACGATCAGTTCCAATTTTGGTAATGTCTTTTCCATTTTGATCGCTAGCGCCTTTTTACCATTTTTACCAATGGTATCTATTCAACTATTGATTCAAAATTTGATTTATGATATCGCACAACTTGCGATCCCATGGGACAACGTAGATGAAGAAGATTTGTTGAAACCAGTTAAATGGGAAACAAACGGTTTGATGAAATTCACGTTATGCATAGGACCTGTCAGCAGTATTTTCGATATTATGACGTATTTGGTAATGTGGTTTGTCTTTAGTGCTAATACGGTTGGCAGCCAACAGTTATTCCAAACAGGTTGGTTCGTCGTTGGATTAGTGAGCCAAACATTAGTTGTTCAAATGGTACGAACAAGAAAATTACCGTTTATTCAAAGCATTGCATCACCTGCTGTGATCCTTTCCAGCTTAGGAGCAGTTCTGATGGGATTTGTGATCGTTTTGACACCGATTCGGGACGTTTTCGACTTTGTGAAACTTCCAGCTAATTACTGGGGCTGGTTTATTTTGATCATTGTACTATATTTGATCACTGTAGAAATCGCCAAACGAATTTATATCCATCTGACCAAAGAGTGGATCTAA
- a CDS encoding PTS sugar transporter subunit IIB, giving the protein MKVLLACGGGMSSSILAENLVAEAKKNGDEDFYMEATGTEAVGLKMQQEDWDALLLAPQVSFRKAHLQKEADAKGIPLIPIEGVLYTPMGIPDLYRLVKDSVGK; this is encoded by the coding sequence ATGAAAGTATTATTAGCATGCGGCGGTGGGATGAGTTCTTCGATCTTAGCAGAAAACTTAGTAGCAGAAGCCAAGAAAAATGGTGATGAAGATTTTTATATGGAAGCAACAGGAACAGAAGCAGTCGGACTTAAAATGCAGCAGGAAGACTGGGATGCATTGCTTTTAGCTCCTCAAGTCAGTTTCAGAAAAGCTCACTTACAAAAGGAAGCAGATGCGAAAGGGATCCCGTTGATTCCAATTGAAGGTGTTCTATATACACCAATGGGGATTCCGGATTTATATCGTTTGGTAAAAGACTCTGTAGGAAAATAA
- a CDS encoding alpha-amylase family protein: MSKLASRQIHLDFHTPALPFELGKNFDKKIFQQTLLKAEVNSITLTGRCHHGHIYYQTKLPAKHPQMKKDFLMEQVDACHEIGINAPIYLSVGWDAYAADHHPEWLERKADGSMYGFEDYGQLKPGWKTLCFNTPYLEYLKEQIQDTMQHFGEKLDGLFFDIVWQDDCCCNDCIKKMLDQGYDPESESDRLAFAKETEQYLKTEIHHTIRNLDPDCPIFFNEGNILPSIRPNLEQYSHLEIESLPSGEWGYQHFPTIVRYAKNLGKEYLGMTGKFHKVWADFGSYKNQAALEYETFLALAHGAKCSIGDQMYPDGTLQEATYTLIGAVYDQVKELESYSLNSQAITEIAILHPGIVAASKEKVDLSLAGAVNMLNEAHYQFDIVDQWMDWTPYKLLILPDKLVLTQDLAEMIEGYVEQGGKILASYHSGLIKGERFTQSLGLIFTGEHGTTPMYGYFDSDLFSKLPQGELVMHGQGTIVQAVAANVKGEEAAPLVERKYHHYYSHFQAPVGEKTGNPVVTMNDQTMYYTFPLFEMYKVQGVKAYKELILAGIDHLLKGEKVISSELPTSADVILNHQASEKRLILNLLHYIPERRALTLDTIEDKIPLYNQRVELDLCIIRNKISLDNLIIKQVNQVKSNQSLAFEIVEDKVIFTVPKIVGYEVIAINYE; the protein is encoded by the coding sequence ATGAGTAAGTTAGCTTCACGACAAATTCATTTAGATTTTCATACACCTGCCTTGCCTTTTGAACTTGGTAAAAATTTTGACAAAAAAATATTCCAGCAAACCTTGTTGAAAGCTGAAGTTAACTCGATTACATTAACGGGTAGATGTCACCATGGGCATATTTATTATCAAACAAAACTGCCGGCAAAGCATCCTCAAATGAAAAAAGATTTCCTGATGGAGCAAGTCGATGCTTGTCATGAGATCGGGATCAATGCACCTATTTATTTAAGTGTTGGTTGGGATGCTTACGCTGCAGATCATCATCCCGAATGGCTGGAAAGAAAAGCTGACGGAAGTATGTACGGGTTTGAAGACTATGGGCAACTAAAGCCAGGCTGGAAAACATTATGCTTTAACACCCCCTATCTAGAGTATCTAAAAGAACAGATCCAAGATACGATGCAGCATTTTGGAGAGAAATTGGATGGCTTATTCTTTGATATTGTTTGGCAGGATGATTGCTGTTGTAATGACTGTATCAAAAAAATGTTGGACCAAGGTTATGATCCTGAAAGTGAATCTGACCGTCTAGCTTTTGCTAAAGAAACAGAACAGTATTTAAAGACGGAAATTCACCATACGATCAGAAATCTAGATCCTGATTGTCCAATTTTTTTCAATGAAGGGAATATTTTACCAAGTATTCGTCCAAATCTTGAGCAATACAGTCATTTAGAGATTGAATCATTACCTAGTGGAGAGTGGGGTTATCAGCATTTTCCGACGATTGTCCGCTATGCCAAAAATTTAGGGAAAGAATATTTGGGGATGACTGGGAAGTTTCATAAGGTTTGGGCTGACTTTGGCAGCTATAAGAATCAAGCTGCGTTAGAGTATGAAACATTTTTGGCTCTAGCTCATGGTGCAAAGTGTTCTATTGGTGATCAGATGTATCCCGATGGAACATTACAGGAAGCAACCTATACGTTGATCGGGGCTGTTTACGATCAAGTCAAAGAATTAGAGAGCTACTCTTTAAATAGTCAAGCAATCACTGAAATAGCTATCTTACATCCTGGAATTGTTGCTGCCAGCAAGGAGAAAGTGGATTTGTCCTTGGCTGGAGCAGTTAATATGCTGAATGAAGCCCATTATCAATTTGATATTGTGGATCAGTGGATGGATTGGACTCCATATAAACTATTGATTTTACCGGACAAGCTTGTTTTAACACAGGATTTAGCTGAAATGATCGAGGGATATGTTGAACAAGGCGGAAAAATTTTAGCAAGTTATCATAGCGGATTGATCAAAGGAGAACGATTTACTCAAAGCTTGGGACTTATTTTTACAGGAGAACATGGAACAACACCGATGTATGGCTATTTTGATTCAGATCTATTTTCTAAATTGCCTCAAGGTGAACTTGTTATGCACGGCCAAGGAACGATCGTTCAGGCAGTTGCTGCTAATGTTAAAGGAGAAGAAGCGGCACCTTTAGTAGAACGAAAGTATCACCATTACTATTCACATTTTCAAGCTCCTGTTGGAGAAAAAACGGGTAATCCTGTTGTTACAATGAATGACCAAACGATGTATTACACATTTCCGTTATTTGAAATGTATAAAGTACAAGGAGTAAAAGCCTATAAAGAATTGATTCTAGCTGGGATCGATCATTTATTAAAAGGTGAAAAAGTGATCAGCAGCGAGTTACCAACATCAGCAGATGTGATTTTGAATCATCAGGCATCAGAAAAAAGACTGATTTTGAATTTACTGCATTATATTCCAGAACGTCGGGCGCTGACCTTAGATACGATCGAAGATAAAATTCCACTATATAATCAGCGGGTCGAATTAGATCTATGTATAATTAGGAATAAAATAAGTCTAGATAATCTGATCATCAAACAAGTGAATCAAGTAAAATCAAATCAGTCTTTAGCTTTTGAAATAGTAGAAGACAAGGTGATCTTTACAGTACCAAAAATTGTTGGCTATGAAGTGATCGCTATTAATTATGAATAG
- a CDS encoding DUF871 domain-containing protein, producing MLGISIYPYKEKQEETLAYIDLAAKYGFGRVFTNLLMIEKGQEERVLQSLKKAIQHARSQQMEVILDLNPAVFDQLNISYHDLSFFKEMGATGIRLDSTFDGLVESLITFDQTDLDLEINISNDTYYLENVLSYQPNKKRIIGCHNFYPQRFTGLDYEYFIKCSEKYKALGLRTAAFVNSHEAKHGPHPYTDGLCTLESHRDLAITLQAKHLIATGLIDDIIVANAFASEAELKALSQLLTNQVQFDVIFAEGATELEKEVVLNHQHFNRGDINSYSIRSTFVKLEYQSSDIPANNTAEQVIKGDITIGNNSFGQYKGELNIVKQSMPNHAGEKNVVAKIVPDELFLLPYIKPWSKFQFREAGQNE from the coding sequence ATGTTAGGAATTTCAATTTATCCATATAAAGAAAAACAGGAAGAAACACTGGCCTATATCGACTTAGCAGCAAAATACGGTTTTGGTCGTGTATTTACCAACCTTTTGATGATCGAAAAAGGACAGGAAGAAAGGGTCCTTCAATCATTGAAAAAAGCGATACAGCATGCACGAAGCCAGCAAATGGAAGTGATTTTAGATTTAAATCCAGCAGTATTCGATCAGTTGAATATTAGCTATCATGATCTTTCTTTCTTCAAGGAAATGGGAGCAACTGGCATTCGCTTGGATTCAACATTTGACGGTTTGGTAGAATCGTTGATCACGTTTGATCAGACGGATTTGGATTTGGAAATCAATATCAGTAATGATACTTATTATTTAGAAAATGTTCTTTCTTATCAGCCAAACAAAAAACGGATCATCGGCTGTCATAATTTTTATCCTCAACGTTTTACAGGGTTAGATTATGAGTACTTTATCAAATGTTCTGAAAAATATAAAGCATTGGGTTTAAGAACGGCCGCATTCGTTAATTCTCACGAAGCAAAACACGGACCGCATCCATATACGGATGGCTTGTGTACACTTGAATCGCATCGTGATCTAGCGATTACGCTTCAGGCAAAACATTTGATCGCAACAGGCTTGATCGATGATATCATCGTAGCGAATGCATTTGCTTCAGAAGCGGAATTAAAAGCTTTGAGTCAGCTGTTGACGAATCAAGTACAATTTGACGTGATTTTCGCTGAAGGAGCAACGGAATTAGAAAAAGAAGTTGTTTTAAATCATCAGCACTTTAATCGTGGTGATATCAATAGTTACAGTATCCGCTCAACGTTCGTTAAGCTAGAGTATCAAAGTAGTGACATCCCTGCGAATAATACCGCAGAACAAGTTATAAAAGGAGATATTACGATCGGCAATAATTCGTTTGGACAGTATAAAGGTGAACTGAATATTGTAAAACAATCTATGCCAAATCATGCTGGAGAGAAAAATGTTGTAGCTAAAATTGTTCCCGATGAACTCTTTTTACTCCCTTATATCAAGCCTTGGTCAAAATTTCAGTTTCGGGAGGCAGGTCAAAATGAGTAA
- a CDS encoding PTS sugar transporter subunit IIC, which produces MNTKASKFNFNKVVEVMGNIANNRYLTAVRNGMSVIIPVTIIGSVFIIMLNLPIDAWKEFIAPFAEQLKIPMVFTMDFMSVYVCIGIASSLCEDYKLDKVSTSVLAVLAFLIAAITPGTIDADVAEKAGLTISGTVLPMGNFGAGGLFTAIIISIFTVEVVRFCVKRNMVIKMPHGVPTSVINSFAALIPGAIVIVTAWVIKVGLNFDINNALQWVFSPIRYFAGDNVLSVIVPILLITIVWIFGIHGMIIATPILYPFWYENLNANINAAAAGTAVPHFMTEQFFQWFIWIGGAGATLSLAFLMAFFGKSEFCKKMGKFTLVPGIFNINEPLIFGVPIVMNPFFAIPFIAAPVVMGIITYLAMGVFHLVNYPIAIAPWTLPAPIGAMMATGLDWRAAVLAIVNIVVAGFIYLPFFKAFDKSMMEKEIEAKAQDEASSKETAAV; this is translated from the coding sequence ATGAATACAAAAGCAAGTAAGTTCAACTTTAACAAAGTGGTTGAAGTGATGGGGAATATTGCCAATAATCGGTATTTAACAGCGGTCAGAAATGGGATGAGCGTAATCATTCCAGTTACGATCATTGGATCAGTTTTTATTATCATGCTGAATTTACCGATCGATGCGTGGAAAGAGTTTATTGCCCCGTTTGCAGAGCAGTTAAAAATCCCAATGGTCTTTACGATGGATTTCATGTCTGTTTATGTGTGTATCGGGATTGCATCTAGTTTGTGTGAAGATTATAAACTGGACAAAGTTTCTACCAGTGTTTTAGCAGTTTTAGCCTTTTTGATTGCGGCGATCACACCAGGCACGATCGATGCTGATGTCGCTGAAAAAGCTGGCTTGACGATCAGCGGAACGGTATTGCCAATGGGTAATTTTGGCGCAGGGGGATTATTTACAGCAATTATTATTTCGATTTTTACCGTAGAGGTTGTGCGTTTCTGTGTGAAAAGAAACATGGTCATCAAAATGCCTCATGGAGTACCTACATCAGTGATCAATTCTTTTGCAGCATTGATCCCAGGGGCAATCGTGATCGTCACAGCTTGGGTGATCAAAGTCGGCTTGAATTTTGATATCAATAATGCACTTCAATGGGTCTTTTCACCGATCCGCTATTTCGCAGGAGACAATGTTCTTTCTGTGATCGTGCCGATTTTATTGATCACGATCGTTTGGATTTTCGGTATTCATGGGATGATCATTGCTACACCGATTTTGTATCCTTTCTGGTATGAAAATTTGAATGCCAATATCAATGCGGCAGCAGCTGGTACTGCGGTTCCACACTTTATGACAGAACAGTTCTTCCAATGGTTTATCTGGATCGGCGGAGCAGGTGCAACGTTATCGCTAGCTTTTTTGATGGCCTTTTTCGGGAAATCTGAGTTTTGTAAAAAAATGGGTAAATTCACATTAGTCCCTGGGATTTTCAACATCAACGAACCATTGATTTTCGGTGTACCGATCGTGATGAATCCGTTCTTTGCTATTCCTTTTATCGCAGCACCAGTTGTTATGGGAATCATCACTTATTTAGCGATGGGCGTTTTTCATCTAGTGAATTATCCAATAGCGATTGCTCCTTGGACGTTGCCTGCACCAATCGGCGCAATGATGGCAACAGGTCTTGATTGGCGAGCAGCCGTTTTAGCAATCGTCAATATCGTAGTTGCAGGATTCATTTATTTGCCATTCTTTAAAGCCTTTGATAAAAGTATGATGGAAAAAGAAATCGAAGCAAAAGCTCAAGATGAAGCGTCAAGCAAAGAAACAGCAGCTGTATAA
- a CDS encoding LacI family DNA-binding transcriptional regulator: protein MATIREVAKEAGVSLGTVSRYLNGHQLKKTNMDNIRAAIEKLGYEENIIAKGLKNNKSLSIGVVINTLTDVFATSIVTYLESYLEENNYSLILCDYQNDLQKLEKKLEFLRSRSVDGVVIFHLEEKLAVLDKFRNEGIPIIAVDAPIADFQTDTVLVDNYHASYTVVEKLAKLGHKKIGVIAGSQDRFIGRERLNGYVDAMKNLDLYDSSLVKIGDYKKESGYVKAGELLAEGEITALYSTNYYMTLGAVQAIYEQQLVIPEDVSVIGFDHFELSDILQPKLTVIEQPVQQIGETIGTLLIKKIKDSDSAENAVVELPTTLLWRDSTKKIQKGLEN from the coding sequence GTGGCAACGATTAGAGAAGTCGCAAAAGAAGCGGGTGTTTCTTTAGGCACAGTTTCTAGATATTTAAATGGGCATCAGCTGAAAAAGACCAATATGGATAATATTCGTGCGGCAATTGAAAAGCTTGGGTACGAAGAAAATATTATTGCCAAAGGACTTAAAAATAATAAGAGCCTTTCTATTGGTGTGGTCATCAATACGTTGACAGATGTGTTTGCAACGTCGATCGTTACCTATCTGGAATCTTATTTGGAAGAAAATAATTACAGTCTGATTCTTTGTGACTACCAAAATGATCTACAGAAGTTAGAAAAAAAATTAGAATTTTTGCGCTCGCGTTCGGTTGATGGTGTGGTTATTTTTCATCTGGAAGAAAAGTTAGCTGTCTTGGATAAATTTAGAAATGAAGGAATCCCGATTATTGCAGTAGATGCACCAATTGCTGATTTTCAAACGGATACAGTTTTAGTGGATAATTATCACGCCTCTTACACTGTAGTAGAGAAATTGGCTAAATTAGGACACAAGAAAATTGGCGTCATAGCAGGAAGCCAAGATCGTTTTATTGGTAGAGAACGTTTGAATGGTTATGTAGATGCTATGAAAAACTTGGATCTATATGATTCTTCACTTGTTAAAATCGGTGATTATAAAAAAGAATCTGGCTATGTAAAAGCTGGAGAGTTATTAGCTGAAGGGGAAATCACTGCTTTATACAGCACGAATTACTATATGACCCTTGGGGCTGTTCAAGCAATTTACGAGCAGCAATTAGTTATTCCCGAAGATGTTTCTGTTATTGGCTTTGATCATTTTGAACTGAGCGACATTTTACAGCCAAAATTAACAGTAATTGAGCAACCTGTTCAACAAATCGGTGAGACTATCGGAACGTTACTCATAAAAAAAATAAAAGATTCTGATAGTGCTGAAAATGCAGTTGTAGAGCTACCTACGACCCTTCTTTGGCGGGATTCAACAAAAAAAATACAAAAAGGGCTTGAAAATTAA